Genomic DNA from Modestobacter versicolor:
CCCTGCTGCAGGGACCCGCCGCGAGCCTGCGAGTGGTGGGGGGCAGTGGGGTCCTTGATCATGCCCAGAGCTGGCCCTCCAGGGCGGAGGACGCCTCCTCGAGCGTGCCGGCGTAGGCCCCGGTGGACAGGTACTTCCAGCCGCCGTCGCAGACGATGAAGACGATGTCGGCCTTGCGGCCGGCCGCGACCTCCTTGTCGGCGATGCCCAGCGCCGCGTGCAGGATCGCGCCGGTCGAGATGCCGGCGAAGATGCCCTCGCGCTCGACGAGCTGGCGGGTGCGGTGGACGGCGTCGTCCGGGCCGACCGAGAAGCGCGAGTCGAGCAGGTCGGCGTCGTAGAGCTCGGGGATGAAGCCCTCGTCGATGTTGCGCAGCCCGTAGACCAGCTCGCCGTAGCGCGGCTCGGCCGCGATCACCTGGACGTCGGGCTTCTTCTCCCGCAGGTACCGCGAGACGCCCATCAGCGTGCCGGTGGTGCCCAGCCCCGCGACGAAGTGGGTGATCGAGGGCATGTCGGCCAGGATCTCCGGGCCGGTGCCGGTGTAGTGCGCCTCGGCGTTGGCCGGGTTGCCGTACTGGTAGAGCATCACCCAGTCGTCGTGCTCGGCGGCCAGGCCCTTGGCGACGGCGACGGCCTGGTTGCTGCCGCCGGCGGCCGGCGAGCTGATGATCTGCGCGCCGTACATCTCCAGCAGCTGGCGCCGCTCGATCGAGGTGTTCTCCGGCATCACGCAGATCAGCTTGTACCCGCGCTGCCGCGCCACCATCGCCAGCGAGATCCCGGTGTTGCCGCTGGTGGGCTCCAGGATCGTGCTGCCGGGCTGCAGCCGCCCCTCCTTCTCCGCCGCGTCGATCATCGCGATGGCGGCGCGGTCCTTGATCGAACCGGTGGGGTTGTGGTCCTCGAGCTTGGCCCACAGCCGGACGTCCGGGGTGGGCGACAGCGACGGCAGACCCACCAGCGGGGTGTTGCCGAGCGAGTCGACGAGCGAGGCGAAGCGGGCCATGACGGGTCTCCAGGAGTTGCGGTGCCGGGCGGGGAGGCTCCGGTCAGCAGCCGCCGGCGACGGCGGGGAGGATGGTCACGGAGTCGCCGTCCTTGACCGCGGTGTCCAGCGCACCGGTGAAGCGCACGTCCTCGTCGTTGACGTAGACGTTCACGAAGCGGTGCAGCTTGCCCTCCTCGGTGACCAGGCGGTTCTTGATCCCGGGGTGCTGGGCGTCGATGTCGTCGACCAGCGCGCCGAGCGTGCTGCCGCTGCCCTCGACGGTCTTGTTGCCGCCGGTGTGGGTGCGCAGGATGGTCGGGATGCGGACCTCGATGGCCATTGCGGGGGGACTCCTCGTGACGGGGTGACGTGCGGGACCGCGCGCGGGCACGCGGGAGGTGCGACTGCTGATCGGAACGCCACGTGCCGACGGGCTGTTCCGTCGACCGCTGTGACGTCCGGCCCTCCTGCAGGGGCCCGCCGCGAGCTCGCGAGCGGTGGAGGGCAGGAGGGTGCTTCGTCAGTCGTAGACGACGGTGGTCGGCGAGTGGCCGAACAGGTAGGACTCGACGACGTCGACGTCCTCCTCGGTCACCTGGCCGTCGACGATCCGGAAGCTCCGGAACTCGACCTCGTCACCGGCCAGGCC
This window encodes:
- a CDS encoding PLP-dependent cysteine synthase family protein; translated protein: MARFASLVDSLGNTPLVGLPSLSPTPDVRLWAKLEDHNPTGSIKDRAAIAMIDAAEKEGRLQPGSTILEPTSGNTGISLAMVARQRGYKLICVMPENTSIERRQLLEMYGAQIISSPAAGGSNQAVAVAKGLAAEHDDWVMLYQYGNPANAEAHYTGTGPEILADMPSITHFVAGLGTTGTLMGVSRYLREKKPDVQVIAAEPRYGELVYGLRNIDEGFIPELYDADLLDSRFSVGPDDAVHRTRQLVEREGIFAGISTGAILHAALGIADKEVAAGRKADIVFIVCDGGWKYLSTGAYAGTLEEASSALEGQLWA
- a CDS encoding MoaD/ThiS family protein; this encodes MAIEVRIPTILRTHTGGNKTVEGSGSTLGALVDDIDAQHPGIKNRLVTEEGKLHRFVNVYVNDEDVRFTGALDTAVKDGDSVTILPAVAGGC